One Succinispira mobilis DSM 6222 genomic window carries:
- a CDS encoding xanthine phosphoribosyltransferase, translated as MQLLKEKILSEGIVLNDRILKVDSFLNHQIDPDLMLEIGKEFARRFAEQKIDRILTIEASGIAVALATGFILHVPVVFAKKSASEIMNEEAYVAKVHSFTKKITSNVSVLRKFLPAGEKVLILDDFLAHGEAAVGLASLVEQAGSTVVGIGIVIEKQFQGGAEKINVKGYNLESLARIKAFENGRVILD; from the coding sequence ATGCAATTATTAAAAGAAAAGATTTTAAGTGAGGGTATTGTTTTAAATGATAGAATTTTAAAGGTGGATTCTTTTTTAAATCACCAAATCGACCCTGATCTAATGCTAGAAATTGGTAAAGAATTCGCTAGACGCTTTGCTGAGCAAAAAATAGACAGAATTTTAACAATTGAAGCTTCAGGAATTGCTGTGGCCTTAGCTACAGGATTTATCCTACATGTCCCAGTGGTGTTTGCCAAAAAAAGTGCTTCGGAGATAATGAATGAAGAAGCATATGTGGCTAAAGTGCATTCGTTTACTAAAAAAATTACAAGCAATGTAAGTGTGTTACGCAAGTTTTTACCAGCAGGTGAGAAAGTTTTGATATTAGATGATTTTTTAGCACATGGAGAAGCTGCGGTTGGGTTAGCCAGTTTAGTTGAACAAGCAGGGAGCACAGTTGTTGGTATCGGCATAGTTATTGAGAAACAATTCCAGGGTGGAGCTGAAAAAATAAATGTCAAAGGTTATAATTTAGAATCATTGGCAAGAATAAAAGCGTTTGAAAATGGGAGGGTAATATTAGATTAG
- the yajC gene encoding preprotein translocase subunit YajC: MPNDVIQTLTAVWPFLLMGLIFYFMLYKPQKKEQQKRASMLGALKKGDKVITVGGMYGVVTAIDDKKIVLKVADKVEIEFVKTAVNQVEGRSEE, from the coding sequence ATGCCAAATGATGTAATCCAAACACTTACTGCTGTATGGCCATTTTTACTAATGGGTTTGATTTTTTATTTTATGTTATATAAACCACAGAAAAAAGAACAACAAAAAAGAGCGAGCATGCTCGGCGCTTTGAAAAAGGGCGATAAGGTTATTACAGTAGGTGGTATGTATGGAGTTGTTACAGCTATTGATGATAAAAAGATAGTGCTGAAGGTAGCTGATAAAGTAGAAATAGAATTTGTTAAAACGGCTGTTAACCAAGTTGAGGGGCGCAGTGAAGAATAG
- the secF gene encoding protein translocase subunit SecF yields the protein MNFNIAGKSKIWFTIATIVLLFCVTSIAVRGFNLGIDFTGGTIIDLKFNKAVSVEQVRGVLKEFSLENSVIQLAGAEGSTQAQNVVIRTYALEDDQQRIAIMKSLEQNVAPFELLRMEKVGATIGGELTRQAGIAMLVSWLLMIAYITLRFEINFALAAILCLIQDVMIVLGFFAITQAEVDSSFVAALLTVVGYSINGTIVIFDRIRENLKSYRKTDGLLVLVNNSINQTMTRSIYTVATVLFATISLYVFGGDTLKNFAMAMTVGFVSGTFTSIFLASSLWMMFRNRKIQASVK from the coding sequence ATGAATTTTAATATAGCGGGAAAAAGCAAAATTTGGTTTACCATCGCCACTATTGTGCTACTTTTTTGTGTAACTTCAATTGCGGTACGTGGATTTAATTTGGGGATTGATTTTACTGGAGGCACGATTATTGATTTAAAATTCAATAAGGCGGTATCGGTAGAACAGGTGCGCGGGGTCTTGAAAGAATTTTCTTTGGAAAATAGTGTTATTCAATTAGCCGGAGCTGAAGGTAGTACACAAGCGCAAAATGTAGTGATAAGAACTTATGCTTTAGAAGATGACCAACAACGGATTGCGATAATGAAAAGTCTAGAACAAAATGTAGCTCCTTTTGAATTATTAAGAATGGAAAAAGTTGGCGCCACTATTGGGGGCGAATTGACTAGGCAGGCAGGTATTGCGATGCTTGTTTCCTGGTTATTGATGATTGCGTATATAACCTTACGTTTTGAAATAAATTTTGCGTTGGCCGCGATTTTATGTTTGATCCAAGATGTAATGATTGTTTTAGGATTTTTTGCAATAACGCAAGCGGAAGTAGATTCATCTTTTGTAGCGGCATTGCTTACAGTAGTAGGTTATTCGATTAATGGAACAATAGTTATTTTTGATAGAATTCGTGAAAACTTAAAAAGTTATCGTAAAACAGATGGGCTCTTAGTTTTGGTTAATAATAGTATCAATCAAACTATGACAAGGTCGATTTACACTGTTGCCACAGTATTATTTGCCACAATTTCGTTATATGTTTTTGGTGGCGATACTTTAAAGAATTTTGCTATGGCCATGACAGTGGGCTTTGTTAGCGGTACATTTACATCCATTTTTTTGGCGAGTTCACTGTGGATGATGTTTCGTAACCGCAAGATCCAAGCAAGTGTTAAATAA
- a CDS encoding epoxyqueuosine reductase QueH: MKTMLLHTCCAPCLTYPLTILKQEFAVTSYFFNPNIHPYKEFIRRLQTLREYSQKQKLKLIVDKTYNLEEFLLNCLQIQPVRCVHCYQVRMLKVAEYAKISGYDCFSTTLLVSPFQKHELLKDICQQVANQVGIEFYYQDFRPGFEIGKQLSLEAQLYRQAYCGCIFSERDRYEKKKIS, from the coding sequence TTGAAAACAATGCTATTGCATACTTGCTGTGCACCTTGCTTAACCTATCCCCTGACGATTTTAAAGCAAGAATTTGCAGTTACGAGCTATTTTTTTAATCCCAATATTCATCCTTACAAGGAATTTATTCGTCGCCTACAAACTTTAAGAGAGTATAGCCAAAAGCAAAAGCTTAAACTAATAGTAGATAAAACATATAATTTGGAAGAGTTCTTATTAAACTGCTTACAAATTCAGCCAGTGCGTTGTGTACATTGTTATCAAGTACGGATGCTGAAAGTAGCAGAATATGCTAAAATATCAGGCTATGATTGCTTTTCTACAACCCTATTGGTTAGTCCTTTTCAGAAACATGAGTTGTTAAAAGATATTTGTCAGCAAGTAGCTAATCAAGTTGGAATAGAGTTTTATTATCAAGATTTTCGTCCTGGCTTTGAAATTGGCAAGCAATTGAGCCTTGAGGCGCAATTGTATCGGCAGGCTTATTGTGGCTGTATATTTAGCGAACGTGACCGTTATGAAAAAAAAAAAATAAGTTAA
- the tgt gene encoding tRNA guanosine(34) transglycosylase Tgt: MAAVYYELEKECSYTGARAGKLHTPHGVFLTPMFMPVGTQATVKTLSPEELREMGAGVILSNTYHLFLRPGHDLVKEAGGLHKFMNWDRGILTDSGGFQVFSLGALRKIKEEGVEFRSHIDGSKKFISPEIAIEIQEALGSDIAMVFDECVPYPADYNYAKDSTLRTTRWAKRCQAAQTRRDQSQFGIVQGGMYKDLRQKSAEDLVALDFPGYAIGGLSVGEPKPMMYEILEATTKFLPKDKARYLMGVGTPDCLVEGVSLGVDMFDCVFPTRVARNGTAMTKYGKLVVKNSEFSRDFQPIDSECGCYTCRNFSRAYIRHLFKAEEIFALRLLSIHNLYFLINFAKRMRQAILEDRFLQFRQEFLQYYR, from the coding sequence TTGGCAGCAGTATATTATGAGTTGGAAAAAGAGTGTTCATATACGGGAGCCAGGGCAGGGAAATTACATACGCCGCATGGGGTTTTTTTGACACCAATGTTTATGCCCGTGGGTACTCAGGCTACGGTAAAAACTTTATCACCAGAAGAATTGCGCGAGATGGGAGCGGGAGTAATTTTATCGAATACGTATCATTTGTTTCTTCGTCCGGGACATGATTTGGTCAAAGAAGCTGGTGGTTTACATAAATTCATGAACTGGGATAGAGGTATTTTAACTGATAGTGGTGGATTTCAGGTTTTTAGCTTAGGGGCTTTAAGGAAGATTAAGGAAGAAGGTGTGGAGTTTAGATCACACATTGATGGCTCCAAGAAATTTATTTCTCCTGAAATTGCTATTGAAATCCAAGAAGCTTTGGGTTCTGATATTGCCATGGTTTTTGATGAGTGTGTCCCTTACCCAGCGGATTACAATTATGCTAAAGATTCTACTTTGCGAACTACACGTTGGGCAAAACGTTGTCAAGCAGCACAGACAAGACGTGATCAATCACAGTTTGGCATAGTACAAGGTGGAATGTATAAAGATTTAAGACAAAAAAGTGCGGAAGATTTGGTAGCGCTTGATTTTCCAGGATATGCAATTGGTGGCTTAAGTGTGGGTGAACCTAAACCAATGATGTATGAAATATTGGAGGCTACAACTAAGTTTTTGCCTAAGGACAAAGCACGTTATTTAATGGGGGTAGGGACACCTGATTGCTTGGTAGAAGGTGTAAGTTTAGGGGTAGATATGTTTGATTGTGTATTTCCGACGCGGGTAGCTAGAAATGGCACGGCGATGACGAAATATGGAAAATTAGTTGTGAAAAACAGTGAGTTTAGCCGTGATTTTCAACCAATTGATAGTGAATGTGGTTGTTATACTTGTCGTAATTTTTCGCGAGCTTATATTCGTCACTTGTTTAAGGCGGAAGAAATATTTGCCTTACGACTTTTATCTATTCATAACTTGTATTTTTTAATTAATTTTGCTAAAAGAATGCGCCAAGCAATTTTAGAAGATCGATTCCTACAGTTCAGACAAGAGTTTTTGCAGTATTATCGCTGA
- a CDS encoding magnesium transporter CorA family protein, with translation MINLYKSSEDTICELAFDEIDKGCWVELINPSSDELALITEKTGVYLDFLTAALDDEERSRIEVEQDQLLILIDIPLLRSNKDYDTLPLGIIITTDYIITVCLEVNAVLADFSTHNARSFCTFKKTRFLFQILYKSALLYLKYIRNINRRTDELEQHLRKSMDNDELFKLLDLEKSLTYFSASLRSNFNVTEKLLRLRSTNQVQHLIKMYEEDEDLLEDVIIEYRQAIEMVEMYSHILNGMLEIFASIISNNLNLVMRLLASITIILAVPTMLSSFWGMNVPVPLSENPLGFLWVVGLAITLTSACAFWLWKKRMF, from the coding sequence ATGATTAATCTCTATAAAAGTTCTGAAGACACCATTTGTGAATTAGCATTCGATGAAATCGATAAAGGTTGCTGGGTCGAGCTTATCAACCCCTCATCTGATGAATTAGCACTTATCACTGAAAAAACCGGTGTTTATTTAGATTTTCTAACAGCAGCATTAGATGACGAGGAACGTTCCCGTATCGAGGTAGAGCAAGATCAATTACTAATTTTGATTGACATTCCTTTACTCCGAAGCAATAAAGATTATGACACTTTACCACTCGGCATCATAATCACAACCGATTATATCATTACCGTTTGCTTGGAAGTAAATGCTGTCCTAGCTGATTTTTCCACGCATAATGCGCGCTCTTTTTGCACATTCAAAAAAACACGCTTTTTGTTCCAAATTCTCTATAAATCTGCGCTATTATACTTAAAATATATCCGAAACATTAATCGGCGTACTGACGAGTTAGAACAACATTTACGCAAATCAATGGATAACGATGAATTATTTAAACTTCTCGACTTAGAAAAAAGTTTAACTTATTTTTCCGCTTCTTTACGTAGTAATTTTAATGTTACGGAAAAATTACTACGCTTACGTTCCACAAATCAAGTGCAACATCTGATAAAAATGTACGAAGAAGATGAAGACCTTTTAGAAGATGTAATCATTGAGTATCGCCAGGCGATTGAAATGGTTGAAATGTACAGCCATATTCTAAATGGAATGTTAGAAATTTTCGCTTCCATTATTTCCAACAATCTGAATCTGGTTATGCGTTTACTGGCTTCTATAACGATAATTTTAGCCGTGCCAACAATGCTTTCCAGTTTTTGGGGAATGAATGTTCCCGTACCCCTAAGTGAGAATCCTCTAGGATTCCTTTGGGTTGTGGGACTAGCAATAACTTTAACGAGCGCCTGCGCTTTTTGGCTTTGGAAAAAAAGAATGTTCTAA
- the ruvB gene encoding Holliday junction branch migration DNA helicase RuvB, which produces MEDNRLVAGMEQELDTWQYNLRPKKIAEYIGQEQVKNNLEVFIKAALGRGEALDHVLLFGPPGLGKTTLANIIANELGVNLRVTSGPAIERQGDLAAILTNLNENDVLFIDEIHRLSRSVEEILYSAMEDYALDIIIGKGPSARSIRIDLPKFTLVGATTRAGALASPLRDRFGILLRLEYYNPEELTFIVQRASEILDVAIDIDAAQEIAVRARGTPRVANRLLKRVRDFAQVFEARLINQEIVEKALNCLEIDKLGLDKNDRRLLEVIAVNFAGGPVGVETLAASVSEEITTIEDVYEPFLMQLGLLQRTPRGRIATAQTYKYLGIVKEE; this is translated from the coding sequence ATGGAAGATAATAGACTAGTAGCTGGTATGGAGCAGGAACTAGATACTTGGCAATATAATTTACGACCTAAGAAGATTGCAGAATATATTGGGCAAGAACAAGTTAAAAATAATCTAGAAGTGTTTATTAAAGCTGCCTTAGGTAGGGGAGAAGCTTTAGATCATGTATTACTATTTGGACCACCAGGTTTAGGCAAGACAACATTAGCTAATATTATTGCTAATGAATTAGGCGTTAATTTGCGGGTAACATCTGGCCCAGCTATTGAGCGACAAGGCGATTTAGCGGCAATTTTGACTAATCTTAATGAAAATGATGTGCTTTTCATTGATGAAATTCATCGTTTATCACGCAGTGTAGAAGAAATTTTATACTCGGCGATGGAAGATTATGCTTTAGATATTATTATTGGGAAAGGCCCTAGTGCGCGTAGCATTAGAATAGATTTGCCTAAGTTTACTTTAGTGGGAGCAACTACTAGAGCAGGAGCGTTAGCTTCGCCGTTGCGAGATCGTTTTGGAATTTTATTACGTTTAGAATACTATAATCCAGAAGAACTAACCTTTATAGTTCAAAGAGCAAGTGAAATTTTAGATGTTGCAATTGACATAGATGCGGCACAAGAAATTGCGGTGCGGGCCAGGGGCACCCCTAGGGTTGCCAATCGGCTTTTGAAAAGAGTAAGAGATTTTGCGCAGGTATTTGAAGCAAGACTTATCAATCAAGAAATAGTAGAAAAAGCATTGAATTGCTTAGAAATTGATAAATTGGGTTTGGATAAAAATGACCGCAGACTATTAGAAGTAATTGCGGTTAATTTTGCTGGCGGACCGGTGGGCGTGGAAACTTTGGCTGCTTCGGTAAGCGAGGAAATTACGACTATCGAAGATGTTTATGAACCATTTTTAATGCAACTAGGGTTATTACAGCGGACGCCACGGGGGCGAATAGCTACGGCGCAAACTTATAAGTATTTAGGAATTGTTAAGGAGGAATAA
- a CDS encoding PaaI family thioesterase, translated as MDLAEDKTEQLRKIYADNKFVNYLDMKIEEVTSGYAKMSMYVDYEKHTNLHRALHGGGLISLADTAMGIACVSTGKKVVTLAMTTNFISVIEAGETAIATAKIIHQGRRTIVAEGIVENLEGKLIGKLQATFFVIGEISLD; from the coding sequence ATGGATTTAGCGGAAGATAAAACAGAGCAACTTAGAAAGATTTACGCTGATAATAAGTTTGTTAATTATCTCGATATGAAGATTGAAGAAGTAACTAGTGGTTATGCAAAAATGAGTATGTATGTAGATTATGAAAAACACACTAATTTACATCGAGCCTTGCATGGGGGCGGCTTGATTTCTTTAGCAGATACAGCCATGGGAATAGCCTGTGTAAGCACGGGTAAGAAAGTTGTAACTTTAGCAATGACAACTAATTTTATTAGTGTAATTGAGGCGGGGGAAACAGCAATAGCTACAGCTAAAATCATTCATCAAGGTCGGCGTACTATCGTAGCCGAGGGTATAGTAGAAAATTTAGAAGGTAAGCTTATAGGTAAGCTGCAAGCAACCTTTTTTGTAATAGGGGAAATTTCATTGGACTAA
- a CDS encoding 5-formyltetrahydrofolate cyclo-ligase has protein sequence MKNRPEISDAELKVHKQLIRKQLLTARNNLVSQELEICNVKITKQLASLPEVQTAQTIMGYLAFGKEISIDGLLEIFLQQNKNVCVPIILDKEKSLLEAVYLPNLESVVLGEFGIRMPMQVATCPTEDIDVVLVPGLGFSKNGARLGLGKGYYDRFLPKARKAIYIGVAAEYNLLENLPSGIRDVKMHYIVTETRIIKL, from the coding sequence GTGAAGAATAGACCTGAAATTTCAGATGCTGAACTAAAGGTGCATAAGCAATTAATTAGAAAACAGCTCTTGACTGCAAGAAACAATCTTGTCAGTCAAGAGCTGGAAATTTGCAATGTCAAAATTACCAAGCAATTAGCATCTTTGCCAGAAGTACAAACGGCACAAACGATAATGGGCTATCTAGCTTTTGGAAAAGAAATTTCCATAGATGGACTGTTAGAGATATTTTTGCAGCAGAACAAAAATGTTTGCGTACCGATAATTTTGGATAAAGAAAAAAGTTTGCTAGAAGCAGTTTATTTGCCCAACCTAGAGTCAGTAGTACTAGGTGAGTTTGGCATTAGAATGCCTATGCAAGTTGCAACTTGCCCGACGGAAGATATTGATGTTGTACTGGTTCCGGGATTAGGGTTTTCAAAAAATGGAGCACGCTTAGGTTTAGGCAAAGGCTATTATGATCGGTTTTTACCGAAAGCACGAAAAGCAATCTATATTGGCGTGGCCGCAGAATATAATTTATTGGAAAATTTGCCAAGTGGTATTCGAGATGTAAAAATGCATTATATAGTGACAGAAACAAGAATAATAAAATTGTAA
- a CDS encoding SpoIID/LytB domain-containing protein yields the protein MLKKLLIIISLLVFSSNCWAKEPDLGPNIHVALALKQIAVQLRAQDMYQIFDTSNDKLLYSSSKQENSFLNVRNKLLYLNDFKLPNKIRIRAGKDAFVQINRRTYRGEVIVSVDNGRIDVINILPLEEYLYSVLPQEMPASWPEQALKAQAVAARSFAYSSLGKRDILGYDVLADTSSQVYGGKEYENPLTTKIVQDTRGEVVFFKDKVAETFFHSSSGGRTESSLMVWGSEIPYLQSVEDFDQQAPHYKWLVSFAPEELDRMFLEAGYKMGKIKAFELSPLAKTADKKTADRTAAGRLNQLRVLGEQGWEVIKGSKFREILKLKSTLFDIAIGIPMPDTIEAPLVDRFGNQVGQVDIDINIDNKNSIGLPKDGENIRRLSRSNNEKIIITGYGWGHGVGMSQWGAKGMAEDALKDLQNKEKAKQEAEKKRKSEDKNQKDKESEVKGKNNEPKILSLETDFYQKIIKHYFSGCVIRKVY from the coding sequence ATGTTGAAAAAACTATTAATAATAATTAGTTTATTAGTTTTCAGTAGCAATTGTTGGGCAAAAGAACCTGATTTAGGGCCGAATATCCATGTCGCTCTAGCACTTAAACAAATAGCGGTGCAGTTGCGTGCTCAAGATATGTATCAGATTTTCGATACTAGTAATGATAAGTTGTTATATTCTAGCAGTAAACAAGAAAATTCTTTTTTAAATGTGCGCAATAAGTTGCTATATCTAAATGATTTTAAATTACCGAACAAAATACGGATAAGAGCTGGTAAAGATGCCTTTGTTCAAATAAATCGCCGTACCTATCGCGGAGAAGTGATTGTTAGTGTGGACAATGGGCGAATTGATGTGATAAATATTTTACCATTGGAAGAATATTTATACAGTGTTTTGCCGCAAGAAATGCCGGCTAGTTGGCCAGAGCAGGCTTTGAAAGCTCAGGCTGTTGCAGCACGTTCTTTTGCCTATAGTTCTTTAGGTAAACGAGATATTTTGGGCTATGATGTGTTGGCAGATACTAGCAGTCAAGTTTATGGAGGCAAGGAATATGAAAATCCTCTAACTACAAAAATAGTACAAGATACTAGAGGCGAAGTTGTATTTTTTAAAGATAAAGTGGCAGAAACGTTTTTTCATAGTAGTAGTGGTGGACGAACAGAAAGTAGTTTAATGGTTTGGGGTAGTGAAATCCCTTATTTACAGTCTGTGGAGGACTTTGATCAGCAAGCACCGCATTATAAATGGCTTGTTAGTTTTGCGCCTGAAGAATTAGACCGAATGTTTTTAGAAGCTGGTTATAAAATGGGGAAAATAAAAGCTTTTGAATTATCACCGCTAGCTAAAACTGCTGATAAAAAAACAGCAGATCGAACGGCAGCGGGGCGTTTAAATCAATTGAGAGTTTTAGGTGAGCAAGGCTGGGAAGTAATAAAAGGCAGTAAATTTAGAGAAATATTAAAGCTTAAAAGCACTTTATTTGACATCGCTATAGGCATTCCAATGCCAGATACCATTGAAGCGCCGCTTGTTGATCGGTTTGGTAATCAAGTTGGGCAGGTAGATATTGATATAAATATTGACAATAAAAATAGCATTGGTTTACCAAAAGATGGTGAGAATATAAGGCGTTTGTCTAGATCTAATAATGAAAAAATTATTATTACTGGCTATGGTTGGGGACATGGAGTTGGAATGAGTCAATGGGGAGCCAAAGGGATGGCGGAAGACGCCTTGAAAGATTTGCAGAATAAAGAAAAAGCTAAACAAGAGGCGGAAAAAAAGCGCAAGAGTGAAGATAAAAATCAGAAAGATAAAGAATCTGAAGTTAAGGGGAAAAATAATGAACCGAAGATTTTGTCTTTAGAAACAGATTTTTATCAGAAAATAATCAAACACTATTTTAGCGGTTGTGTTATTAGAAAGGTTTATTAA
- the queA gene encoding tRNA preQ1(34) S-adenosylmethionine ribosyltransferase-isomerase QueA, translated as MLVTDFYYDLPEAQIAQHPLDKRDMSKLMAVDVQNHVITDKCFREIIDFLEAGDVLVFNDTKVIPARLLGRRETGAKIEVFLLKDTGQDVWEVLVKPGRKALPGTKIFFAGDFYCEIMEKTDFGGRLAKFYYAGSFKENINKYGAMPLPPYIHEKLQDKERYQTVYAKHEGSVAAPTAGLHFTPELLQDLKNKGVQTCFVTLHVGIGTFRPVSVDRIEEHKMHTESYTLAQEVVDIINCAKQQGKRVIAVGTTAIRTLESAASSGILVAGSGQTDIFIYPGYKFKVVDAIVTNFHLPQSTLLMLVAAYMGKEFAIEAYRLAVQRDYRFFSFGDAMFLYNKNNGGN; from the coding sequence ATGTTAGTAACAGATTTTTATTATGATTTGCCTGAAGCGCAAATTGCGCAACATCCTTTAGATAAACGGGATATGTCTAAACTGATGGCAGTAGATGTTCAAAACCATGTGATTACCGATAAGTGTTTTAGAGAAATTATTGATTTTCTTGAAGCTGGCGATGTTTTGGTTTTTAATGATACGAAAGTAATCCCGGCACGTTTGCTTGGAAGGCGCGAAACAGGCGCAAAAATAGAAGTTTTTTTACTTAAAGATACTGGACAAGATGTTTGGGAAGTGTTAGTTAAGCCAGGGCGGAAAGCCTTGCCTGGTACTAAGATTTTTTTTGCGGGCGATTTTTATTGTGAAATAATGGAGAAAACTGATTTTGGTGGGCGTTTAGCGAAGTTTTATTATGCGGGAAGTTTTAAAGAAAATATAAATAAATACGGGGCGATGCCTTTACCACCTTATATTCATGAAAAATTACAGGATAAAGAACGTTATCAGACCGTTTATGCCAAACATGAAGGTTCTGTGGCGGCACCGACCGCAGGATTACACTTTACTCCAGAATTGCTACAGGACTTAAAAAATAAGGGTGTGCAAACTTGTTTTGTAACTTTGCATGTGGGGATAGGAACTTTTCGACCAGTTAGTGTTGATAGAATTGAAGAACATAAGATGCATACTGAAAGTTATACCCTGGCTCAAGAAGTGGTAGATATTATTAACTGCGCAAAACAGCAAGGGAAACGGGTAATTGCAGTAGGGACAACGGCAATTAGAACACTAGAGTCGGCGGCGAGTAGTGGCATACTAGTAGCAGGTAGTGGTCAAACGGATATTTTTATTTATCCAGGGTATAAGTTTAAAGTTGTGGATGCAATTGTCACTAATTTTCACTTACCACAAAGTACTTTACTAATGTTGGTTGCCGCATATATGGGAAAAGAGTTTGCAATAGAGGCTTATAGATTAGCGGTACAAAGAGATTATCGCTTTTTTAGTTTTGGTGATGCAATGTTTTTGTATAATAAAAATAACGGAGGAAATTGA
- the secD gene encoding protein translocase subunit SecD has product MRWDSFGKFTGIALVILIAFAVYIVPLSNSIKQGLDLQGGTHIVLEAVDTPDAKVNDDAVNRVVKIIERRVNELGLTEPIIQRQGARRIIVELPGIKDPEKAIAMIGKTALLEFRDPQNNTVLTGKDLKDSKAHMDGSSRPLVAIEFSEAGTKKFADLTSKFVGQPIAILLDNEVLTKPVVNEPITGGKAVITGNRSMEEAEHLAILLRSGSLPVKVNIVENRTVGPTLGQDSKDKSVKAFAVGVIGILIFMCLFYRVSGFIANISLLLYVMLLLITMKMLNATLTLPGIAGIILSMGMAVDANVLIFERFKEEVRAGKTLRSAMDSGFSRAFTTIFDSNITTLFVAAVLFYLGAGPIKGFAVTLAIGIVLSMFTAITVTKYMLKFFIASNLVKNSKFFGA; this is encoded by the coding sequence TTGAGATGGGATAGTTTTGGAAAGTTTACGGGAATTGCATTGGTTATTTTAATCGCTTTTGCAGTGTATATTGTACCTTTATCTAATTCGATAAAACAAGGGTTAGATTTGCAAGGTGGAACACATATTGTTTTAGAAGCCGTGGATACGCCTGATGCTAAAGTTAATGACGATGCAGTAAATCGGGTGGTTAAAATTATTGAACGGCGGGTAAATGAATTGGGTTTAACAGAACCAATAATTCAAAGACAAGGTGCTCGCAGGATAATTGTCGAATTACCAGGAATTAAGGATCCAGAAAAAGCAATAGCCATGATTGGTAAAACGGCATTGTTGGAGTTTCGGGATCCGCAAAATAATACAGTTTTAACAGGAAAAGATTTAAAAGATTCCAAAGCACATATGGATGGCTCTAGTAGGCCTTTAGTGGCGATAGAGTTTTCTGAGGCAGGAACGAAAAAATTTGCCGATTTAACGAGCAAATTTGTGGGTCAGCCGATAGCGATTTTATTGGATAATGAAGTGCTTACTAAACCAGTAGTTAATGAACCAATAACTGGAGGAAAAGCAGTTATAACAGGAAATAGAAGTATGGAAGAGGCGGAACATTTAGCAATTTTGCTCAGAAGTGGTTCTTTGCCAGTTAAAGTTAATATTGTGGAAAATCGTACAGTAGGACCAACTTTAGGACAAGATTCTAAAGATAAAAGTGTTAAAGCTTTTGCGGTAGGCGTAATTGGAATATTGATTTTCATGTGTCTATTTTATCGAGTATCTGGATTTATTGCTAATATTTCTTTATTGTTATATGTGATGTTATTGTTGATTACAATGAAGATGTTAAATGCGACGTTGACCTTGCCTGGTATTGCTGGCATAATTTTATCAATGGGTATGGCGGTTGATGCTAATGTCTTGATTTTCGAACGGTTTAAAGAGGAAGTACGGGCTGGCAAGACTTTGCGTTCCGCAATGGACTCAGGGTTTTCTAGAGCGTTTACGACTATTTTTGACTCCAATATTACAACACTATTTGTGGCTGCGGTTTTATTTTACTTAGGTGCAGGACCAATAAAAGGATTTGCGGTGACGCTGGCGATTGGGATTGTCTTAAGTATGTTTACAGCTATTACAGTAACTAAATATATGTTGAAATTTTTCATTGCCAGCAATTTAGTTAAAAATAGCAAATTTTTTGGGGCATAG
- a CDS encoding TIGR03905 family TSCPD domain-containing protein, with the protein MYTYKPNGVCAQSITFDITNNTVSQITFKGGCDGNLKGLAALAEGMPCSEAIARLAGITCGNRPTSCPDQLAQALSAIINP; encoded by the coding sequence ATGTATACATATAAACCTAATGGCGTATGCGCACAAAGCATAACTTTCGATATAACCAATAATACTGTTTCGCAAATAACCTTCAAAGGCGGTTGCGACGGCAATTTAAAGGGGTTAGCAGCTCTGGCCGAAGGAATGCCTTGTTCTGAGGCAATTGCTCGTTTGGCAGGTATAACTTGTGGCAACAGACCAACTTCCTGTCCTGACCAGCTAGCACAAGCGCTTTCCGCAATTATTAATCCCTAA